The genome window CCGTATCAAAACTATTGTCTTCAAAAAGGGCTAAGCCACCTTCTAAATCTTGCTGCAGCACGTTCAGTCCTTTTTGCACGCAAGAAAGTACACGTGCATCATCAATCTCTACACCGTAGGCATGAACCGGCTTTTGCTTTTGCAAAAACTCAAGGAAGCTACCATCACCACAACCCAAATCGAGGACTTGGCTATTAGGGGCAATCCATTTGGCTATGGCTGCGAAATCGGCGCGCTTACTCATGGTCATGATTGCACCTCGCGCATTTGCTTGAAATAGGCCCTTACTAAATTGTGATAACGCTCATCATCTAACAAGAATGCATCATGGCCATGGGGTGCATCAATCTCTGCGTATGTCACTTCGCTCTTATTGCTCAATAAGGATTGCACAATCTCGCGACTGCGATTAGGCGGGAATCTCCAATCAGTCGAAAAACTCACCACTAAGAACTTCGCCTGCACTTCAGCAAGTGCGCGGTTCAAACTGCCGTCATAACGACGTGAAGGATCAAAGTAATCTAGGGCGCGTGTAATCAGTAAATAGGTGTTGGCATCAAAGTAAGTGGAAAATTTATCGCCCTGATGGCGCAAATAACTCTCCACCTCAAACTCCACATCAAAGCTGAAGCGATAGTCGTTTGACTCGCCATTGGGACGTTGTAACTCGCGCCCAAATTTCTCAGCCATATCATCATCAGACAAATACGTGATGTGCCCAACCATCCTAGCCAAACGCAGACCTCGCTTGGGCACTACACCGTGCTCGTAATAGTTGCCCCCATGAAAATCGGGATCCGACAAAATAGCGTTACGAGCTACTTCATTGAAGGCAATATTTTGTGCGCTTAACTTTGGAGTAGATGCAATGACGACACAATGATCTAGACGCTTAGGAAATTGAATTGCCCAAGCCATGGCTTGCATGCCGCCCAAACTCCCGCCCATGACTGCAGCAAATTTACGAATGCCTAACTTGTCAGCTAAGCGTGCTTGCGTATTGACCCAATCCTCTACAGTTACTACTGGAAAGTCTGCGCCGTATGGTTTACCAGTCGCAGGATTAATGCTCATCGGTCCAGTAGAGCCAAAGCACGAACCTAAATTATTAACGCCGATGACAAAGAAGTGATTGGTATCAACTGGTTTGCCAGGACCAATCATGTTGTCCCACCAACCAATATCTTCAGGGTTTTCTGGGCTTGGT of Polynucleobacter sp. AP-Titi-500A-B4 contains these proteins:
- a CDS encoding homoserine O-acetyltransferase, with protein sequence MSELHLSRNTIHFAEPLPLQSGAMLSGYDLVIETYGKLNADKSNAVLVCHALNASHHVAGPSPENPEDIGWWDNMIGPGKPVDTNHFFVIGVNNLGSCFGSTGPMSINPATGKPYGADFPVVTVEDWVNTQARLADKLGIRKFAAVMGGSLGGMQAMAWAIQFPKRLDHCVVIASTPKLSAQNIAFNEVARNAILSDPDFHGGNYYEHGVVPKRGLRLARMVGHITYLSDDDMAEKFGRELQRPNGESNDYRFSFDVEFEVESYLRHQGDKFSTYFDANTYLLITRALDYFDPSRRYDGSLNRALAEVQAKFLVVSFSTDWRFPPNRSREIVQSLLSNKSEVTYAEIDAPHGHDAFLLDDERYHNLVRAYFKQMREVQS